Proteins encoded by one window of Phycisphaerae bacterium:
- a CDS encoding hydroxyacid dehydrogenase: protein MPQRTPLKVLIADKFEESGLNELKELGYEVTYNAALNGAELKEAISESACDVLVVRSTKVTATMLDAGTRLGLVVRAGAGYDTIDVDAASKHSIFVANCPGKNAVAVAELTFALILALDRLLVENVTDLREGVWNKTRYGQARGLMGRTLGVLGVGQIGSMVIERAQAFGMNVVAWSRSLTIEQAEMLQVIRCSSPGEVASACDILTIHLPAAPETKHIVNEEVLNRLSPGSYVINTSRPELLDYKALASAIKNLELRAGLDVFPHEPASSTGKFSDSIVQASGIVYGTHHIGASTQQAQEAIASEAVRVIRVFHESGRVINCVNLRGHTDASWSLRVRHMNKPGVLAFVLQSLSEDGINVEEMENVICEGGKSACAQIKLERSLSEKLLSRLEKGNQHIIGVTQSKLRSDGVE, encoded by the coding sequence ATGCCGCAGCGCACTCCCCTCAAGGTGCTCATCGCCGACAAGTTCGAGGAATCCGGCCTCAACGAACTGAAGGAACTCGGTTACGAGGTGACCTACAACGCCGCGCTGAATGGCGCGGAGTTGAAGGAAGCGATCTCCGAATCCGCGTGCGACGTCCTCGTCGTTCGAAGTACCAAGGTCACGGCCACGATGCTGGATGCGGGAACCCGGTTGGGGCTGGTGGTCCGGGCGGGTGCGGGCTACGACACGATCGATGTCGACGCCGCGTCGAAACACAGCATTTTCGTGGCCAACTGCCCCGGGAAGAACGCGGTCGCGGTCGCGGAGCTGACCTTCGCACTGATCCTTGCCCTCGATCGACTGCTCGTGGAAAACGTCACTGATCTGCGCGAGGGCGTGTGGAATAAGACGAGATACGGCCAGGCGCGGGGACTGATGGGCCGCACCCTGGGCGTGCTCGGCGTCGGGCAGATCGGAAGCATGGTCATCGAGCGCGCTCAGGCGTTCGGTATGAACGTGGTTGCGTGGAGCCGATCGCTGACCATCGAGCAGGCGGAAATGCTGCAGGTCATCCGCTGTTCGAGTCCCGGGGAGGTGGCCTCGGCCTGCGACATCCTGACGATCCATCTGCCCGCGGCGCCGGAGACCAAGCACATCGTCAACGAAGAAGTGCTCAACCGGCTTTCTCCGGGCAGCTACGTTATCAATACCTCGAGGCCGGAATTGCTGGATTACAAGGCCCTGGCCAGCGCCATCAAGAACCTGGAACTCCGCGCCGGGCTGGACGTCTTCCCGCACGAACCTGCGTCGTCCACGGGCAAGTTCAGCGACTCGATTGTTCAGGCATCCGGAATTGTCTACGGAACGCACCACATCGGCGCGTCGACACAGCAGGCCCAGGAAGCGATCGCCTCGGAGGCGGTCCGCGTCATTCGCGTTTTCCATGAATCCGGCCGCGTGATCAACTGCGTGAATCTGCGGGGTCACACCGACGCCAGCTGGTCCTTGCGTGTCCGGCATATGAACAAGCCTGGAGTTCTGGCTTTCGTCCTCCAGTCCCTCAGCGAGGACGGTATCAACGTTGAGGAGATGGAAAACGTCATTTGCGAAGGCGGGAAGTCCGCCTGTGCCCAGATCAAACTGGAACGCAGCCTCTCTGAAAAGCTCTTATCCCGGCTTGAGAAGGGAAATCAGCACATCATCGGGGTCACGCAGTCCAAGCTTCGCTCCGACGGCGTGGAGTGA
- the folP gene encoding dihydropteroate synthase — translation MPDLPNRSVDSNRRPWIMGILNVTPDSFSDGGRFASTGDALARAEEMIDEGADIIDVGPESTRPGAADVPADEQIARAVPVIRAIRERYPRFPLSIDVRLAAVAEAALDAGADMVNDTAALRDDDRLVSLIARRGCHVVLMHRRGTPATMQAGGGPQYDDVVGEITQFLLERARFAESHGIDRSRIVLDPGIGFGKRTEHNLAILRNTDRFTSLGYPVLIGASRKRFIASLLSASEPPEAADPTARLCGSLACAAVAALGGASMLRVHDVRETIALVRLLLAIHQSD, via the coding sequence ATGCCCGATCTTCCCAATCGCTCCGTCGATTCCAACCGCCGCCCCTGGATCATGGGCATCCTCAACGTCACGCCCGATTCCTTCAGCGACGGCGGCCGGTTCGCCTCGACCGGCGATGCCCTTGCCCGTGCCGAGGAGATGATCGACGAAGGGGCCGACATTATCGACGTCGGACCCGAATCCACCCGTCCCGGTGCGGCCGATGTTCCCGCCGATGAGCAGATCGCCCGCGCCGTTCCCGTAATCCGTGCCATCCGCGAACGGTACCCGCGCTTCCCGCTCTCCATCGACGTACGTCTGGCCGCCGTCGCCGAAGCCGCCCTCGATGCCGGCGCTGACATGGTCAATGACACCGCCGCCCTCCGCGACGATGACAGACTCGTGTCACTCATCGCCCGCCGCGGCTGCCATGTCGTGCTCATGCACCGCCGCGGAACACCCGCCACGATGCAGGCCGGCGGCGGTCCGCAGTACGACGATGTCGTCGGCGAGATCACGCAGTTTCTTCTCGAGCGCGCCCGCTTCGCCGAATCCCACGGCATCGACCGTTCGCGCATCGTGCTCGACCCCGGCATTGGCTTCGGCAAGCGCACGGAGCACAACCTCGCCATCCTCCGCAACACCGACCGCTTCACCTCCCTCGGCTACCCTGTGTTAATCGGCGCCTCACGTAAGCGCTTCATCGCCTCGTTACTCTCTGCATCAGAACCCCCCGAAGCGGCCGATCCCACGGCGCGCCTCTGCGGCTCCCTCGCCTGCGCCGCCGTCGCCGCGCTGGGCGGAGCCTCGATGCTCCGCGTGCACGACGTCCGCGAGACCATCGCCCTGGTTCGACTCCTGCTCGCCATCCATCAGTCCGACTGA
- a CDS encoding VWA domain-containing protein, giving the protein MMQFVRGEDSHQRRGVVFVLTVVMLVVLCGFAALTIDTGMLYNVRADLQRTADAAALAAAGRLADAGNGNILHEAQRAAEEVVAQNSIFGKKLSFDAKTDLTFGVARYSESKAAYDFVPTSNLPDAVRVRLVMAEGSANGPVPLLFARIFGRHSANVSAEAIALMTPRDVALVADLSSSLNDDSELQNYDKTPINLYDVWAALPDPPKGNNGVGNGLDAPPPGNPLSVNDGESTAPGSPGNQGGNPTPGADPTGKLDGPAWGYMMGLGFGDELMPEEYDPTTDPGLVYLPYRSNWSDAGLTQYLRDRGYAASEVSAILAGSYDGNGSYPYRTAVALGLAYWNSGISGGLWSVRSAPSGNGDARIDAGELQWAQPIMNYTIDESRSIWLDWINRYVSSSRTAMAGADSDFRYRYGLKTFTNYLLESRTGHTVTPELADVPAQPMQAIKDAVGFLVELLDGLDAPDQLSLEGFGETGTHEIDLTTDFFEASARLNAMQPGEYVGWTNTGAGLERAIEELTSNRARPTARKLIVLLTDGLANVSATGRTGDTAGGAAYAREQARRAAELGIQIFTISVGSGADQVLMKEIAEIGHGQHFHAEGTIEDYSQGLAAIFTRIGVTRSVDLIQ; this is encoded by the coding sequence ATGATGCAATTCGTCCGAGGAGAAGATTCGCATCAGCGGCGCGGCGTGGTATTCGTATTGACGGTGGTCATGCTGGTGGTGCTCTGTGGTTTCGCGGCACTGACCATTGACACGGGGATGCTGTACAACGTGCGCGCCGACCTGCAGCGCACGGCCGACGCCGCCGCACTGGCGGCCGCGGGACGGCTTGCCGACGCCGGAAACGGCAACATTCTCCACGAGGCGCAGCGCGCCGCCGAGGAGGTCGTCGCGCAGAACAGCATCTTCGGAAAGAAGCTCTCGTTCGACGCCAAGACGGACCTGACTTTCGGTGTCGCCCGATACAGCGAGTCGAAAGCGGCGTACGACTTCGTGCCGACCAGCAATCTGCCGGATGCGGTCCGCGTCCGCCTGGTCATGGCGGAAGGGTCCGCGAACGGCCCCGTCCCGCTGCTCTTCGCCCGCATCTTCGGACGACACAGCGCCAATGTATCGGCCGAGGCCATCGCCCTCATGACGCCCCGGGATGTGGCCCTGGTGGCCGATCTCTCCAGCTCCCTCAACGACGACAGTGAGCTTCAGAACTACGACAAGACCCCGATCAACCTCTATGACGTGTGGGCGGCGCTGCCCGATCCGCCCAAGGGCAACAACGGCGTGGGCAACGGCCTCGACGCACCGCCGCCCGGGAACCCGCTAAGCGTCAACGACGGCGAAAGCACGGCACCGGGCAGCCCCGGCAACCAGGGCGGAAACCCGACGCCGGGTGCCGATCCCACCGGCAAGCTCGACGGACCCGCCTGGGGTTACATGATGGGCCTGGGCTTCGGAGATGAGCTCATGCCGGAAGAATACGATCCCACGACCGATCCGGGGCTTGTCTACCTGCCGTATCGAAGCAACTGGAGTGACGCGGGCCTGACACAGTACCTGCGCGATCGCGGTTACGCCGCTTCCGAAGTTTCCGCCATCCTGGCCGGTTCCTATGATGGCAACGGTTCCTACCCCTATCGCACGGCGGTCGCACTCGGCCTCGCCTACTGGAACAGCGGAATCAGCGGCGGTTTGTGGTCGGTTCGAAGCGCTCCCTCGGGGAACGGCGACGCGCGCATTGACGCCGGCGAGTTACAGTGGGCCCAGCCCATCATGAATTACACGATCGACGAGTCGCGCAGTATCTGGCTCGATTGGATCAACCGTTACGTTTCCAGCTCACGGACGGCGATGGCCGGCGCTGACTCGGACTTCCGCTACCGCTATGGATTGAAGACGTTTACGAATTACCTGCTGGAAAGCCGGACGGGACACACGGTCACGCCGGAACTGGCCGACGTGCCCGCCCAGCCCATGCAGGCCATCAAGGATGCTGTGGGCTTCCTCGTGGAGCTGCTCGACGGGCTGGATGCGCCCGATCAACTCTCCCTCGAGGGATTCGGGGAGACCGGAACGCACGAGATCGATCTCACGACGGACTTCTTTGAGGCGTCGGCACGGCTCAACGCCATGCAGCCGGGCGAATACGTGGGATGGACCAACACCGGCGCCGGATTGGAGCGCGCTATCGAGGAACTGACCAGCAACCGCGCTCGACCGACCGCCCGCAAGCTGATCGTGCTTCTCACCGACGGGCTCGCCAACGTCAGTGCGACCGGCCGGACCGGTGACACGGCCGGGGGTGCCGCCTACGCCCGCGAGCAGGCGCGTCGCGCCGCCGAACTGGGGATCCAGATTTTCACTATCAGTGTAGGCTCGGGAGCAGATCAAGTGCTCATGAAAGAAATCGCGGAGATCGGACATGGGCAGCACTTCCACGCCGAAGGCACGATCGAGGATTACAGCCAGGGTCTCGCGGCGATCTTCACGCGGATAGGCGTAACCCGCAGCGTTGACCTGATTCAATAG
- the infA gene encoding translation initiation factor IF-1, protein MAKVEAIECEGTVVAALPNAMFRVEIEVGGEKHHVLATISGKMRKFYIRILPGDTVIVEISPYDLTRGRIVYRGTKQR, encoded by the coding sequence ATGGCGAAGGTCGAAGCCATTGAATGCGAAGGTACGGTGGTCGCCGCGTTGCCCAACGCGATGTTCCGCGTGGAGATCGAAGTCGGCGGCGAGAAGCACCATGTCCTCGCAACGATCTCCGGAAAGATGCGCAAGTTCTATATTCGAATTCTCCCCGGTGACACGGTCATCGTCGAAATCTCGCCCTACGATCTCACCCGCGGTCGTATCGTCTACCGCGGAACCAAGCAACGCTAG
- the icd gene encoding NADP-dependent isocitrate dehydrogenase: MFKDLTPPTKGTPITMTTGGLNVPNDPILPFVEGDGTGRDIWRASQRVFDAAVQKAYGGKRHIFWFEVYAGEKSYQKYGTWLPDDTVAAFQKFLVGIKGPLTTPVGGGIRSLNVALRQKLDLYVCLRPVRYFTGVPSPVKRPELVNMVIFRENTEDIYAGIEWQSGTPEVKKVIAFLQDAMDVAKIRFPKTSGIGIKPISSEGTSRLVRAALNYAIQYNRKSLTLVHKGNIMKFTEGAFRDWGYELAEKEFADKTYTWTQWERTKKDKGEAAANAEQEKALAAGKILVKDAIADIALQQVLTRAAEFDIIATPNLNGDYLSDALAAQVGGIGIAPGGNINYDTGHAIFEATHGTAPKYADQDKVNPGSVILSGEMMFRYMGWTEAADLIIKGVEGAIAAREVTYDFERLMRAEGTPAKLLKCSEFGDAVVKHMG, encoded by the coding sequence ATGTTCAAGGATCTCACCCCGCCGACCAAGGGTACGCCGATCACCATGACCACCGGGGGACTCAACGTTCCCAACGACCCCATCCTTCCCTTTGTCGAGGGTGACGGCACCGGCCGCGACATCTGGCGCGCCTCCCAGCGCGTCTTCGACGCCGCCGTCCAGAAGGCCTACGGCGGCAAGCGGCACATCTTCTGGTTCGAGGTCTACGCCGGCGAAAAGTCCTACCAGAAGTACGGCACCTGGCTTCCCGACGACACCGTCGCCGCCTTCCAGAAGTTCCTCGTGGGCATCAAGGGCCCGCTCACCACGCCCGTCGGCGGTGGCATCCGCTCGCTTAACGTTGCCCTGCGGCAGAAGCTCGATCTCTACGTCTGCCTCCGCCCCGTGCGTTACTTCACCGGCGTGCCTTCCCCCGTGAAGCGCCCGGAGCTGGTCAACATGGTCATCTTCCGTGAGAACACCGAGGACATTTACGCGGGCATCGAGTGGCAGTCCGGCACGCCCGAGGTCAAGAAGGTCATCGCCTTCCTCCAGGATGCCATGGACGTCGCCAAGATCCGCTTCCCCAAGACCAGCGGCATCGGCATCAAGCCCATCAGCTCCGAGGGCACCAGCCGGCTCGTCCGCGCCGCCCTCAACTACGCCATCCAGTACAACCGCAAGAGCCTCACCCTCGTCCACAAGGGCAACATCATGAAGTTCACCGAGGGTGCCTTCCGCGACTGGGGCTACGAGCTCGCCGAGAAGGAGTTCGCCGACAAGACCTACACCTGGACCCAGTGGGAGCGCACCAAGAAGGACAAGGGCGAGGCAGCCGCCAACGCCGAGCAGGAGAAAGCCCTCGCCGCGGGTAAGATTCTGGTGAAGGACGCCATCGCTGACATCGCCCTCCAGCAGGTCCTCACCCGCGCGGCCGAGTTCGACATCATCGCCACCCCCAACCTCAACGGCGACTACCTCTCCGACGCCCTCGCCGCCCAGGTCGGCGGCATCGGCATCGCCCCCGGCGGCAACATCAACTACGACACCGGCCACGCCATCTTCGAGGCCACCCACGGCACCGCCCCCAAGTACGCCGACCAGGACAAGGTCAACCCCGGCAGCGTCATCCTCTCCGGCGAGATGATGTTCCGTTACATGGGCTGGACCGAGGCCGCCGACCTCATCATCAAGGGCGTGGAAGGGGCCATCGCCGCCCGCGAGGTCACCTACGACTTCGAACGCCTCATGCGCGCCGAGGGCACCCCGGCCAAGCTGCTCAAGTGCAGCGAATTCGGCGACGCGGTGGTCAAGCACATGGGGTAA
- a CDS encoding glycoside hydrolase family 15 protein: protein MDRRIEDYAMIGDCRTGALISRDGSIDWLCLPRFDSDAVFAALLGTEDNGRWQIAPACEVQRIRRQYVGDTVVLETVFETEEGDVALIDFMPLGSEKPQLVRIVEGRTGRVPMKTSVAFRFDYGSVIPWVRRVDHRRCAAAGSNSLYLSTDAPIHGKDWTTVGEFAVGEGESVEFVLAWALSYEDAPKPVRPDKALKDTKARWQDWVSNITYDGPWRSAVVRSLLTLKGLTFAPSGGLLAALTTSLPESPGGSRNWDYRFCWLRDATFTLYTFLVNGCKEEAAAWRNWLHRAVAGNPSQIQPVYSLEGDRRLNEYQLPWLPGFNGASPVRVGNAAADQFQLDVFGEIMDVFHVARRSGLEPDENMWQVLLVMLEHLENVWQDPDQGIWELRGDLRHVTHSKVMAWVAFDRAVKAVERFSLEGPVEKWRALREYIHKQICERGFDPALNSFVQSYGSREVDASLLMLPMVGFLPPDDPRILGTIETIQQELSHSGLVARYRVESGVDGMEGDEGAFLLCSFWMVDALALAGRQKEAGELFERLLALRNDVGLLSEEYDAHRGCMLGNFPQAFSHVAMVNSALNLEDRRSPTRERSENESPSGGKRKSQKK from the coding sequence GTGGACCGACGCATTGAAGACTACGCCATGATCGGCGACTGCCGGACGGGCGCGTTGATCAGTCGCGACGGAAGTATCGACTGGCTCTGCCTGCCTCGATTTGATTCCGACGCCGTGTTCGCCGCCCTGCTCGGCACGGAGGACAACGGTCGATGGCAAATCGCGCCGGCCTGCGAAGTCCAGCGCATCCGACGGCAGTACGTCGGCGACACGGTGGTTCTTGAAACGGTGTTCGAAACGGAAGAGGGCGATGTCGCGCTGATCGATTTCATGCCGCTGGGATCGGAGAAGCCGCAGCTCGTGCGAATCGTCGAAGGCAGGACAGGCCGCGTCCCCATGAAGACATCGGTGGCCTTTCGATTCGACTATGGTTCGGTCATTCCCTGGGTTCGGCGGGTCGATCACCGCCGCTGTGCTGCGGCAGGATCCAACAGCCTGTACCTTTCCACGGATGCGCCAATTCATGGAAAAGACTGGACCACCGTGGGAGAATTCGCCGTCGGGGAAGGCGAGAGCGTTGAGTTCGTTCTGGCCTGGGCACTCTCGTACGAAGATGCGCCGAAGCCCGTGCGACCCGACAAGGCCCTTAAGGACACGAAGGCCCGCTGGCAGGACTGGGTCTCGAATATTACCTATGACGGCCCGTGGCGATCGGCAGTTGTCCGGTCCTTGCTGACGCTGAAGGGGCTGACCTTCGCGCCATCCGGCGGACTGCTTGCGGCCTTGACCACTTCGCTTCCGGAAAGCCCCGGCGGTTCGCGGAACTGGGACTACCGTTTCTGCTGGCTGCGTGATGCAACGTTCACGCTGTACACATTCCTGGTCAACGGCTGCAAGGAGGAGGCGGCGGCATGGCGGAATTGGCTGCATCGTGCCGTGGCGGGAAATCCTTCGCAGATACAGCCGGTCTACTCGCTGGAAGGCGATCGCCGCCTGAACGAGTACCAATTGCCTTGGCTGCCGGGATTCAACGGGGCGTCCCCGGTCCGGGTGGGCAATGCGGCCGCAGATCAGTTTCAACTGGACGTGTTCGGGGAAATCATGGACGTGTTCCATGTCGCCCGCCGCAGCGGGCTCGAACCCGACGAGAACATGTGGCAGGTCCTTCTCGTGATGCTCGAGCATCTTGAAAACGTGTGGCAGGACCCCGATCAGGGCATCTGGGAACTGCGCGGCGATCTGCGGCATGTCACGCACTCCAAGGTGATGGCCTGGGTTGCATTCGACAGGGCCGTCAAGGCCGTGGAACGGTTCAGCCTCGAGGGTCCGGTGGAGAAATGGCGGGCTCTGCGGGAATACATTCATAAGCAGATCTGTGAACGCGGGTTCGACCCGGCGCTGAACAGCTTCGTCCAGTCCTATGGATCGCGGGAGGTTGATGCGAGCCTGCTCATGCTGCCGATGGTCGGCTTCCTTCCGCCGGATGATCCGCGCATACTGGGTACGATCGAGACGATCCAGCAGGAGTTGAGCCACAGCGGGCTGGTGGCGCGCTACCGGGTTGAATCCGGCGTCGACGGCATGGAGGGTGACGAAGGAGCATTCCTGCTGTGCAGCTTCTGGATGGTGGATGCGCTGGCCCTGGCAGGTCGGCAGAAGGAAGCTGGGGAGCTATTTGAACGGCTGTTGGCGCTGCGCAACGATGTGGGACTTCTGTCCGAAGAATATGACGCCCATCGGGGGTGCATGCTGGGCAATTTCCCGCAGGCTTTTTCGCACGTCGCCATGGTGAACAGTGCGCTCAACCTCGAGGACCGGCGGAGTCCTACCCGGGAACGCTCGGAGAATGAGTCGCCTTCCGGCGGCAAGAGGAAATCACAGAAGAAGTAG
- a CDS encoding ribbon-helix-helix protein, CopG family, producing MGRVDRISVSLDAELLAAFDRYILQLGYVNRSEAIRDLIRRQLGEARESPGAADAAGVLTFFCNRESHEAWNLIRGEFGSTSSPAEVLTVRPIEGYTDWIVVPLRGPAERIRSLSERVGAIRGVTHARFVSLPIIPDERLPDGKGGLASPGGAVDFRSG from the coding sequence ATGGGTCGCGTCGATCGCATCAGCGTTTCTCTGGACGCCGAACTGCTGGCCGCGTTCGATCGATACATTCTTCAACTTGGATACGTGAACCGGTCGGAGGCGATTCGCGATCTGATCCGCCGACAACTCGGCGAGGCAAGGGAGAGTCCCGGAGCGGCAGACGCAGCCGGGGTGCTCACCTTCTTCTGCAATCGAGAGTCTCACGAAGCGTGGAACCTGATCCGGGGGGAGTTTGGATCCACTTCCTCGCCGGCTGAAGTACTGACGGTTCGCCCGATCGAGGGATACACGGATTGGATCGTCGTGCCACTTCGAGGCCCGGCGGAACGTATCCGGTCTCTGTCCGAGCGGGTCGGCGCGATTCGCGGGGTAACGCATGCTCGTTTCGTGTCGCTGCCCATCATCCCGGACGAGCGTCTGCCCGATGGCAAGGGCGGGTTGGCCAGCCCGGGGGGTGCAGTTGACTTCCGGTCCGGTTGA
- a CDS encoding PilZ domain-containing protein, protein MRADIKIMFNHPRHRPLPKPNVPVPGREPVRAKSAEKAKESESADTAMEEIRRLVESAKEGGEPDHYMGKRQDLRVSVGTMLEATIAPKLAIAKRWPITMHNVSEGGFGFWSKQKFEINDVLYVREFTPNNSGKWLTARVTHCTVGIRGFLIGVAFEPNATPV, encoded by the coding sequence ATGCGTGCCGATATTAAGATCATGTTCAATCATCCGCGGCACCGACCCCTGCCGAAGCCCAACGTGCCGGTTCCAGGCAGGGAGCCGGTTCGCGCGAAATCGGCGGAGAAGGCCAAAGAAAGTGAATCGGCCGATACGGCAATGGAGGAGATCCGCCGACTCGTGGAAAGCGCCAAGGAGGGCGGCGAACCCGATCATTACATGGGCAAGCGACAGGACCTCCGGGTTAGCGTCGGCACGATGCTGGAAGCGACGATCGCCCCGAAGCTCGCCATCGCCAAGCGCTGGCCCATTACCATGCACAACGTCTCCGAGGGTGGATTCGGATTCTGGTCGAAGCAGAAATTCGAGATCAACGACGTGCTGTATGTTCGGGAGTTCACACCCAACAACTCCGGCAAATGGCTGACCGCGCGGGTTACGCACTGCACGGTGGGTATCCGGGGCTTCCTCATCGGTGTGGCATTCGAGCCGAATGCAACACCGGTGTAA